The nucleotide window GCCCTCCGACGCACCGAGGCACTCTCGGACGTCATCAAGCGGGTCCGCCCCGTCTTGCACGACCGGCTCCTGCCGATGGTGCGGTCAGGGCGGAGCGTCCTCGTCGTCGCGCACGGGAACTCGCTCCGCGCACTCTGCGCATGCATCGACGACCTCACCGACCCGGAGCTCGAGCAGCTCAACCTGCCGACCGGGCAACCCGTGCAGTACCACCTCGCCCCGACGGGTGCTCTCGTCCCGCGGGGTGGGGCGTTCCTGGATCCGGTAGCAGCACAGCACGCCGCGGCGCTGGTCGCGGCAGAAGGCGGAACATGACCACCCGAACGGACACCCCGATGCCCGACGACCAGCTCCCTCCCGACCCGGACGTCGACGTCTCCGACCCGGCAACGACCATGCGGCCGGTGCATCTGCGGTGGCGGTACGTCGGCCTCGTCGCCGTCGGTGGGGCCGGCGGTACTGCCCTCCGCGACGTCATCAGTAGCGTGCTCCCTGCCGATGGCGGGGTGAGTTGGTCGATCTTCTGGATCAACATCACCGGGGCGCTGGCCCTCGGTGTGCTGTTGGAAGCGCTCGCGCACCGTGGGCCCGATGCCGGTCGCCGGAGGGTGCTGCGGCTGCTCCTCGGGACAGGGGTCCTCGGCGGGTTCACCACCTACAGCACCCTCGCCGAGTCCACCGCCGCCCTGTTCCTCGACGGCCACGGCCTCGCTGGCACCGGCTACGCGCTCCTCACTGTCCTATCCGGCGCGATCGCGACCGCCTGCGGTCTCGTCGTCGCCGGCTGGTTCCGTCCCCGAACGGAGGAAGCATGAACGCCGCCCTCATCGTCGTCGTCGCCCTCGGTGGCGGTGCCGGCGCTGCCGGTCGGTTCCTCCTCGACGGGCTGATCAACACCGGCCGGGAGTTCCGGCTCCCCGTCGGCACGCTGACGATCAACATCACCGGGTCGCTGCTGCTGGGGATCATCGTCGGCGCCGCCACGCACCTCGGCGCGGTGCCGGTCGCGGTCCTCGGCACCGGGGTGATGGGCGGCTACACCACGTTCAGCACCGCCAGCTTCGAAACCGTCCGCCTCGCCCGCAGCGGACGGATCACCGCCGCCGCGATCAACGGTCTCGGAATGCTCGTCGTCTCCGTCGCCGCCGCGACCGCCGGCATCCTCCTCGGCGGCACCCTGTGACCACCCCACTCACTGACCACCCACCCGCTCCAGCACCGGAGGTACCCATGCTGTTCGACGTCACGATCGAGATTCCCCGCGGCAGCGGCAACAAGTACGAGGTCGACCACACCACCGGCCGGATCCGGCTCGACCGGGCGGTGTTCACCAGCATGGTGTTCCCCCAGGACTACGGCTCCATCGACAACACCCTCGGCGATGACGGCGACCCCCTCGACGCCCTGGTGCTCCTGCCCCGTCCCACGTTCCCCGGCGTCGTCATCACGGTCCGGCCGGTCGGGATGCTGCGCATGGTCGACGAGAACGGCGGCGACGACAAGATCCTCACCGTTCCCGCTGGCGACGACCGCTTCGCGCAGCTGCGGGACATCACCGATGTGCCGGAACACACGCTGGCGGAGATCGAGCACTTCTTCGCCCACTACAAGGAGATCGAGCACGGCAAGCACGTCACCACCAACGGGTGGGCCGACCGTGCTGCTGCCGAAGCCGTCATCCGCACCGCACAGAACGCCCACACCCGACACCCGTGACCCACGGGTCCACAGACTGCCGCGGGGAGGCACTGGCGCTGAGTGATCGCCAGCAGGTCGTCCCTCCGCCTCCCCGCGGCTTCCCCTTCCAACCACAGACCAGCTCGACGCATGACCCGAACCGAACCGAAGGAGCGTCACCA belongs to Micrococcus sp. 2A and includes:
- a CDS encoding CrcB family protein, with the protein product MTTRTDTPMPDDQLPPDPDVDVSDPATTMRPVHLRWRYVGLVAVGGAGGTALRDVISSVLPADGGVSWSIFWINITGALALGVLLEALAHRGPDAGRRRVLRLLLGTGVLGGFTTYSTLAESTAALFLDGHGLAGTGYALLTVLSGAIATACGLVVAGWFRPRTEEA
- a CDS encoding CrcB family protein — protein: MNAALIVVVALGGGAGAAGRFLLDGLINTGREFRLPVGTLTINITGSLLLGIIVGAATHLGAVPVAVLGTGVMGGYTTFSTASFETVRLARSGRITAAAINGLGMLVVSVAAATAGILLGGTL
- a CDS encoding inorganic diphosphatase, with amino-acid sequence MLFDVTIEIPRGSGNKYEVDHTTGRIRLDRAVFTSMVFPQDYGSIDNTLGDDGDPLDALVLLPRPTFPGVVITVRPVGMLRMVDENGGDDKILTVPAGDDRFAQLRDITDVPEHTLAEIEHFFAHYKEIEHGKHVTTNGWADRAAAEAVIRTAQNAHTRHP